A window from Citrobacter amalonaticus encodes these proteins:
- the pgpA gene encoding phosphatidylglycerophosphatase A: MTILPRHKDVAKSRLNLLNPWHLLATGFGSGLSPIVPGTMGSLAAIPFWYLMTFLPWQLYSLVVMLGICIGVYLCHQTAKDMGVHDHGSIVWDEFIGMWITLMALPTLDWRWVAAGFVIFRILDMWKPWPIRWFDRNVHGGMGIMVDDIVAGVISAGILYFIGHHWPIGII; encoded by the coding sequence ATGACCATTTTGCCACGCCATAAAGATGTCGCCAAAAGCCGCCTGAATCTGCTTAACCCGTGGCATTTACTGGCGACCGGGTTTGGTAGCGGCCTCAGTCCGATTGTTCCAGGTACGATGGGATCGCTGGCGGCGATTCCCTTCTGGTATCTGATGACCTTTCTGCCGTGGCAGCTCTATTCGCTGGTGGTGATGCTGGGCATCTGTATCGGCGTCTATCTTTGCCATCAGACGGCAAAAGACATGGGCGTGCACGATCACGGCAGTATCGTCTGGGATGAATTCATCGGAATGTGGATCACGCTGATGGCGCTGCCGACCCTCGACTGGCGGTGGGTCGCCGCCGGGTTTGTGATTTTCCGTATTCTGGATATGTGGAAGCCGTGGCCGATCCGTTGGTTCGATCGCAATGTACATGGCGGGATGGGGATCATGGTGGACGATATTGTCGCCGGAGTGATTTCCGCGGGGATCCTCTATTTCATCGGACATCACTGGCCGATCGGGATTATTTGA
- a CDS encoding aldo/keto reductase: MQYNILGKTDLRVSRLCLGCMTFGEPNRGNHAWTLPEESSRPIIQRALEGGINFFDTSNNYSAGSSEEIVGRALRDFARRDEVVVATKVFNRVDDLPEGLSRAQILRSIDDSLRRLGMDYVDILQIHRWDYNTPIEETLEALNDVVKAGKARYIGASSMHASQFAQALALQRQHGWAQFVSMQDHYNLIYREEEREMLPLCYQEGVAVIPWSPMARGRLTRPWGETTARLVSDEVGKKLYSESDENDAQIAARLAGVSEELGATRAQVALAWLLSKPGIAAPIIGSSREEQLDELLNAVDLTLKPEHIAELETPYKPHPIAGFK; the protein is encoded by the coding sequence ATGCAATACAACATCTTAGGAAAAACGGACCTCAGGGTTTCGCGCCTTTGTCTGGGCTGCATGACGTTCGGCGAGCCGAATCGTGGAAACCACGCCTGGACGCTTCCCGAAGAGAGCAGTCGCCCTATCATCCAGCGCGCCCTTGAGGGCGGCATCAACTTTTTCGATACCTCGAACAACTATTCAGCCGGCAGCAGTGAAGAGATTGTCGGTCGCGCACTGCGCGATTTCGCCCGTCGTGATGAGGTGGTGGTCGCCACCAAAGTGTTTAATCGGGTGGATGACCTGCCGGAAGGATTATCCCGCGCGCAAATCCTGCGTTCTATTGATGACAGTCTGAGACGGCTGGGGATGGACTACGTCGATATCCTGCAAATTCACCGCTGGGATTACAACACGCCGATTGAAGAGACGCTGGAAGCGTTAAACGATGTGGTCAAGGCCGGCAAAGCGCGTTATATCGGCGCGTCATCAATGCATGCGTCGCAGTTTGCCCAGGCGCTGGCGCTGCAAAGACAGCACGGCTGGGCGCAGTTTGTCAGTATGCAGGACCACTACAACCTCATCTACCGCGAGGAAGAACGCGAAATGCTGCCGCTGTGCTATCAGGAAGGTGTGGCGGTGATCCCGTGGAGCCCGATGGCCCGCGGGCGTCTGACGCGTCCGTGGGGAGAAACCACGGCGCGCCTGGTTTCTGACGAAGTGGGGAAAAAGCTGTATAGCGAAAGCGACGAAAATGATGCGCAAATTGCCGCCCGGCTGGCCGGCGTGAGCGAAGAGCTTGGCGCAACGCGTGCCCAGGTGGCGCTGGCGTGGCTGTTAAGCAAACCAGGGATTGCCGCGCCGATTATCGGCTCATCGCGGGAAGAACAGCTCGATGAGTTGTTGAACGCCGTGGATCTCACGCTGAAACCCGAGCACATCGCCGAGCTGGAAACACCGTATAAACCGCATCCGATCGCCGGATTTAAATAG
- the dxs gene encoding 1-deoxy-D-xylulose-5-phosphate synthase, with translation MSFDIAKYPTLALVDSTQELRLLPKESLPKLCDELRRYLLDSVSRSSGHFASGLGTVELTVALHYVYNTPFDQLIWDVGHQAYPHKILTGRRDKIGTIRQKGGLHPFPWRGESEYDVLSVGHSSTSISAGIGVAVAAEKEGKDRRTVCVIGDGAITAGMAFEAMNHAGDIKPDMLVILNDNEMSISENVGALNNHLAQLLSGKLYSSLRESGKKVFSGVPPIKELLKRTEEHIKGMVVPGTLFEELGFNYIGPVDGHDVLGLITTLKNMRDLKGPQFLHIMTKKGRGYEPAEKDPITFHAVPKFDPSSGCLPKSSGGLPSYSKIFGDWLCETAAKDSKLMAITPAMREGSGMVEFSRKFPDRYFDVAIAEQHAVTFAAGLAIGGYKPVVAIYSTFLQRAYDQVIHDVAIQKLPVMFAIDRAGIVGADGQTHQGAFDLSYLRCIPDMVIMTPSDENECRQMLFTGYHYSDGPTAVRYPRGNAVGVELTPLEKLPIGKGVVKRRGEKLAILNFGTLMPDAAKVAESLNATLVDMRFVKPLDEALILEMAACHEVLVTLEENAIMGGAGSGVNEVLMAHRKPVPVLNIGLPDFFIPQGTQDEARAGLGLDAAGIEAKIKAWLA, from the coding sequence ATGAGTTTTGATATCGCCAAATACCCTACCCTGGCACTGGTCGACTCCACCCAGGAGTTACGACTGCTACCAAAAGAGAGTCTGCCGAAACTCTGCGACGAACTGCGCCGCTATTTACTCGACAGCGTCAGTCGTTCCAGCGGACACTTCGCCTCCGGGCTGGGCACGGTCGAGCTGACTGTGGCGCTACACTATGTCTATAACACCCCGTTTGACCAGCTCATCTGGGACGTGGGTCATCAGGCTTATCCGCACAAGATTTTGACCGGTCGTCGCGATAAAATTGGCACTATCCGCCAGAAAGGCGGCCTGCACCCATTCCCGTGGCGCGGTGAAAGTGAATACGACGTCCTGAGCGTGGGTCACTCCTCCACCTCGATCAGCGCAGGCATCGGCGTGGCGGTTGCTGCGGAAAAAGAGGGTAAAGATCGCCGTACCGTCTGCGTGATTGGCGACGGGGCGATTACCGCCGGGATGGCATTCGAGGCGATGAACCATGCGGGCGATATCAAACCCGATATGCTGGTCATCCTCAACGATAACGAAATGTCGATATCTGAGAACGTCGGCGCGCTGAACAATCACCTCGCGCAGTTGCTCTCCGGTAAACTTTACTCTTCCCTGCGCGAGAGCGGAAAAAAAGTATTCTCTGGCGTACCGCCGATTAAAGAACTGCTCAAACGCACCGAAGAACATATTAAAGGCATGGTCGTGCCCGGCACGCTGTTTGAAGAACTGGGCTTTAACTACATCGGCCCGGTCGACGGTCACGATGTCCTGGGACTTATCACCACGCTGAAAAACATGCGCGACCTGAAAGGTCCGCAGTTCCTGCATATCATGACCAAGAAAGGTCGGGGTTATGAGCCGGCGGAAAAAGACCCCATTACTTTCCACGCCGTACCGAAATTCGATCCGTCCAGCGGTTGTCTGCCGAAAAGCAGCGGCGGTCTGCCGAGCTATTCGAAAATCTTCGGCGACTGGTTGTGCGAAACGGCGGCCAAAGACAGTAAGCTGATGGCGATCACCCCAGCCATGCGCGAAGGATCCGGCATGGTCGAATTCTCGCGTAAATTCCCGGACCGCTACTTTGACGTGGCGATTGCCGAGCAGCACGCGGTGACCTTCGCTGCCGGACTGGCGATTGGCGGTTACAAGCCGGTTGTCGCTATCTACTCAACGTTCCTGCAACGCGCATACGATCAGGTGATTCATGATGTGGCGATCCAAAAGCTACCGGTCATGTTTGCGATTGATCGTGCGGGGATTGTCGGGGCTGACGGACAAACGCACCAGGGGGCGTTCGATCTCTCCTATCTGCGCTGCATCCCGGACATGGTCATCATGACCCCGAGCGATGAAAACGAATGCCGCCAGATGCTGTTTACCGGTTATCACTACAGCGATGGCCCAACGGCGGTGCGCTATCCACGCGGAAATGCCGTCGGCGTTGAGCTGACACCGCTGGAAAAACTACCGATCGGAAAAGGCGTGGTGAAGCGTCGCGGCGAAAAGCTGGCGATCCTCAACTTCGGTACGCTGATGCCAGATGCGGCGAAAGTCGCGGAATCCCTCAACGCCACACTGGTCGACATGCGCTTTGTGAAACCGCTGGATGAAGCCCTGATCCTTGAAATGGCGGCGTGTCATGAGGTGCTGGTGACGCTGGAAGAAAACGCCATTATGGGCGGGGCCGGTAGCGGCGTGAACGAAGTGCTGATGGCGCACCGCAAACCGGTTCCTGTCCTGAATATTGGCCTGCCGGACTTCTTCATTCCGCAAGGAACTCAGGATGAAGCCCGTGCCGGGTTGGGTCTGGATGCCGCAGGCATTGAGGCCAAAATCAAGGCCTGGTTGGCATAA